One segment of Anatilimnocola aggregata DNA contains the following:
- a CDS encoding ribosome-binding factor A, translated as MRSLCADLSAEDGVDPRLLARGGNTDDRRKTWQLCSQVHDSLRLILAEAADERLQALEVREVLPVPNAAQLLVLLVPLDPLGDEERQATEAALNSAAGWIRSEVTRDITRKRAPRLLLQLLPGVPKTVS; from the coding sequence TTGCGTAGCCTGTGCGCTGATTTGTCAGCCGAAGACGGTGTGGATCCGCGGCTGCTAGCTCGCGGCGGCAATACTGACGACCGCCGCAAGACCTGGCAACTCTGCAGCCAGGTGCATGACTCACTTCGCTTAATCCTGGCCGAAGCAGCCGACGAGCGGTTGCAAGCGCTCGAAGTGCGCGAGGTGTTGCCAGTTCCCAACGCTGCGCAGTTGCTGGTCCTGCTCGTGCCGCTCGATCCGCTTGGCGACGAAGAGCGGCAAGCAACCGAAGCTGCGCTCAACTCAGCTGCGGGTTGGATTAGGAGCGAAGTCACCCGCGATATCACGCGCAAACGAGCCCCCCGTTTGCTTTTGCAGTTGTTGCCCGGTGTTCCCAAAACGGTCAGCTAA
- a CDS encoding SDR family oxidoreductase: protein MAVEPTVQELFSLRGKVALVTGGSGHLGSALARGLAEAGASVILSSRDEARAREAIKPLPVSEGAEHFPLVLDHMQPESLPAAFERAIALAGKVDVLLNNGHEALGADWTTVTAEQFSHHLANATGYFELARLVRNRAVAQQQPASVIMLGSMYGVVGSYPEAYEGVCPASPVAYHTLKGGIVHMTRHLAVYWGPDRVRVNCLSPGPFPRDTAPAGMVDRLKQKSPMQRMGKPHELKGAVVFLASDASSYVTGQNLLVDGGWTAW, encoded by the coding sequence ATGGCGGTAGAACCAACCGTTCAGGAACTCTTCAGTTTGCGGGGCAAGGTGGCGCTCGTCACCGGCGGCAGCGGGCACTTGGGCTCGGCACTGGCCCGCGGATTAGCTGAAGCCGGAGCGTCGGTGATTCTTTCCAGCCGCGATGAGGCCCGCGCGCGGGAAGCAATCAAGCCGCTGCCCGTCAGCGAAGGGGCCGAACACTTTCCGCTGGTGCTCGATCACATGCAGCCCGAGTCATTGCCGGCTGCGTTCGAGCGCGCCATCGCGCTGGCGGGCAAAGTCGACGTGTTGCTGAATAATGGGCACGAAGCGCTAGGAGCTGACTGGACGACGGTGACTGCCGAGCAATTCAGTCATCATCTGGCTAATGCAACCGGTTACTTCGAATTGGCTCGCCTGGTGCGGAACCGCGCCGTCGCACAGCAGCAGCCGGCGAGCGTGATTATGCTGGGCTCGATGTACGGCGTGGTCGGCTCATATCCCGAAGCCTATGAAGGTGTTTGTCCCGCGAGTCCGGTCGCCTATCACACGCTTAAAGGTGGCATCGTCCACATGACGCGGCACCTGGCTGTGTACTGGGGACCGGATCGCGTCCGCGTGAACTGCCTCAGTCCGGGGCCATTCCCCCGCGATACCGCGCCGGCCGGAATGGTCGACCGTTTGAAACAGAAGAGCCCCATGCAGCGAATGGGAAAGCCACACGAACTGAAGGGCGCGGTAGTGTTCCTTGCCAGTGACGCCAGCAGCTACGTCACCGGACAGAATCTGCTCGTCGATGGCGGTTGGACCGCCTGGTAA
- a CDS encoding sialidase family protein: protein MQRREFTRNSLIAGVSFLSLARSGHLLGEDVPTSASQPYKLGREVPTKFYDGKTCWCHPRAGIVPGVGVNGAPRVVMTMNTLDVNGSDVFKAVYALHTDDLGKTWTKPAAQDPLKPRTEVHDGQERPVALSDCWPTWHAASKTLLGTGHDVVYTPDWKVKDPRPRSTTYSTYDPQSDTWTPWTRMKIEGEQFKNSGPGCVQRFDEEDGSILLPFYYKPTGKNSRVSVAKCKFDGKDLKFQEHGNELSIDDKTRGLHEPSITRFGGEYFLTLRNDKQGFVARSKDGLQYGPIQPWKFDDGSDLGNYNTQQHWVTHSDAMYLVYTRKGANNDHVFRHRAPLFMGQVDPKTLQVIRATEQVLVPERGARLGNFGVTQVSPSETWVTVAEWMQTWGPNHIMAVDNKYGSDGSVWVARIRWNEANKAFRA, encoded by the coding sequence ATGCAACGCCGAGAGTTCACTCGCAACAGTTTGATTGCCGGTGTTTCGTTCCTGTCGCTTGCGCGCAGCGGGCACTTGTTGGGTGAAGATGTGCCCACGAGTGCGTCGCAGCCTTACAAGCTCGGCCGCGAAGTGCCAACGAAGTTTTACGACGGCAAGACCTGTTGGTGTCATCCACGGGCGGGCATTGTGCCGGGCGTTGGCGTGAACGGAGCGCCGCGCGTCGTGATGACGATGAACACGCTCGATGTGAACGGGAGTGACGTCTTCAAAGCGGTCTACGCCCTCCACACAGATGACCTCGGCAAGACGTGGACCAAGCCCGCAGCGCAGGATCCGCTCAAGCCGCGAACAGAGGTTCACGACGGACAAGAGCGTCCCGTGGCGCTCAGCGATTGCTGGCCGACGTGGCACGCAGCTTCGAAAACACTGCTCGGCACCGGGCACGACGTGGTCTATACGCCTGACTGGAAGGTGAAGGACCCGCGCCCGCGCAGCACCACATACTCCACTTATGATCCACAGTCAGACACTTGGACGCCGTGGACAAGGATGAAGATCGAGGGCGAGCAGTTCAAAAACTCCGGCCCCGGTTGCGTGCAGCGGTTCGACGAAGAAGATGGTTCCATCCTGCTGCCGTTTTACTACAAGCCAACCGGCAAGAACTCGCGCGTCTCCGTCGCTAAGTGCAAGTTCGATGGGAAGGATCTCAAGTTTCAAGAACACGGCAACGAGCTATCGATCGACGACAAGACGCGCGGCCTGCATGAGCCGTCGATCACGCGATTTGGCGGCGAGTATTTTCTTACTCTCCGTAACGATAAGCAGGGCTTCGTCGCGCGCAGTAAGGATGGCCTGCAATATGGCCCCATTCAGCCCTGGAAATTCGACGACGGCAGCGACCTTGGGAACTACAACACGCAGCAGCATTGGGTGACTCATTCCGACGCGATGTACCTGGTATACACGCGCAAAGGTGCCAATAACGATCACGTCTTTCGGCATCGCGCGCCGCTCTTCATGGGGCAGGTTGATCCCAAGACATTACAAGTCATTCGCGCGACGGAGCAGGTCCTCGTGCCCGAGCGGGGCGCACGACTGGGGAACTTCGGCGTTACGCAGGTCAGCCCCAGCGAAACTTGGGTGACTGTTGCCGAGTGGATGCAGACCTGGGGACCGAATCACATCATGGCCGTCGATAACAAGTACGGCAGCGACGGCAGCGTGTGGGTCGCGCGCATCCGCTGGAATGAAGCAAACAAAGCGTTTCGCGCATAG
- a CDS encoding N-acyl-D-amino-acid deacylase family protein produces MFDLIIHSGEIIDGSGAARVRADIGIQNGRITTVGQLAGATAASMINASGLIVAPGFIDVHNHSDGWLLSHPNFWPKTSQGFTTEVLMADGISYAPVDRHTWRQWIFYLRPLNGLRLQDYRDWQSLGEYMQQFEGRTAQNVAAHVPYSNCRTIHAGFGHRWLDDYQKRQIRREIEIAMEQGGCGLSTGLDYMTQCASTTEELVDACRAIAPFDGLYVTHIRYKAGLFVALEEAIEIGKRAEVKVHISHLKGTTPEEVEQVLELLERARREVDLSFDVYPYQRGSTMLNYLLPYEAWTDGPLNVLAKMGKDDLLARFRAGLANLGVPLHKIHIAWTSSWDNSTHHGKLLSDYIVEMNRPPEEALYHLLVEENLAVLLVINAGDDELVRPLLAHDLYMMGSDGIWFPDSVVHPRVYGSAGRLLGSCVRDHKLFSLETAVQKMTSIPCARFGLKDRGVIREGAWADITIFNETDVADQATYEQPHQVCSGIEHVLVNGQPIVLNGRPIDFQTEAAPGKYLRYHK; encoded by the coding sequence TTGTTCGATTTGATCATTCACAGCGGCGAAATTATCGATGGAAGCGGCGCGGCACGCGTGCGGGCCGATATTGGCATTCAAAACGGCCGAATCACGACAGTTGGCCAGCTGGCGGGCGCGACAGCTGCGAGCATGATTAATGCCTCCGGGTTGATCGTCGCCCCCGGCTTTATCGACGTCCACAATCACAGCGACGGCTGGCTCCTCTCGCACCCCAACTTCTGGCCGAAAACCAGTCAGGGCTTTACCACCGAAGTGCTGATGGCCGACGGCATTTCCTATGCCCCCGTCGATCGTCATACCTGGCGGCAATGGATCTTTTATCTGCGCCCCCTCAACGGTTTGCGCCTGCAGGACTATCGCGACTGGCAGTCGCTGGGCGAATACATGCAGCAATTCGAAGGGCGCACCGCGCAGAATGTCGCCGCGCACGTTCCCTATTCCAATTGCCGAACGATCCACGCGGGCTTCGGCCACCGCTGGCTCGACGATTATCAAAAGCGGCAAATCCGCCGCGAAATCGAAATCGCCATGGAACAAGGTGGCTGCGGGCTCTCGACGGGGCTCGACTACATGACTCAGTGCGCCTCGACGACAGAAGAACTGGTCGATGCTTGCCGCGCGATCGCCCCCTTTGATGGGCTGTACGTCACTCACATTCGTTATAAGGCGGGACTGTTCGTCGCGCTCGAAGAGGCGATTGAAATTGGCAAGCGGGCTGAGGTGAAGGTTCACATTTCGCACCTCAAGGGGACGACGCCGGAAGAAGTCGAGCAAGTGCTCGAGTTGCTAGAACGAGCGCGGCGCGAGGTCGATCTGTCGTTCGATGTCTATCCCTATCAACGCGGCAGCACGATGCTCAACTATCTGCTGCCGTACGAAGCGTGGACCGATGGCCCGCTCAATGTGCTGGCGAAAATGGGGAAGGACGACCTGCTCGCGCGGTTCCGCGCCGGACTAGCCAACCTGGGCGTTCCGCTGCACAAGATCCATATCGCCTGGACGAGCAGCTGGGATAACTCGACGCATCACGGCAAGCTGCTTTCCGACTACATCGTCGAAATGAATCGCCCGCCCGAAGAGGCTCTCTATCACCTGCTGGTCGAAGAAAATCTGGCGGTGCTGCTGGTGATTAATGCCGGCGATGACGAACTCGTCCGGCCACTGCTAGCGCACGACTTATACATGATGGGGAGCGACGGCATCTGGTTCCCGGATAGTGTCGTGCATCCGCGGGTCTATGGTTCTGCTGGTCGCTTGCTCGGGTCGTGCGTGCGCGATCACAAACTCTTCTCACTCGAAACGGCCGTCCAGAAAATGACGAGCATTCCCTGTGCGCGCTTCGGGCTGAAAGACCGCGGCGTGATTCGCGAAGGTGCTTGGGCCGATATCACAATCTTTAACGAGACCGACGTAGCCGACCAGGCAACCTACGAACAACCGCACCAGGTCTGCAGCGGCATCGAGCATGTTCTCGTCAACGGCCAGCCCATCGTTCTCAATGGCCGGCCGATCGACTTTCAAACCGAAGCCGCCCCGGGCAAATATTTGCGCTACCACAAATAG
- a CDS encoding DUF1501 domain-containing protein, with amino-acid sequence MLKLRFGNRAGFCDGVSRRNFLQLGALTLGGTLGGLTLGQLYAAEAANGLGSSNKAIINVHLSGGPSHQDMFDLKPEAASEFRGEFRPISTNVSGMDICEHFPQLATMADKFAIIRSLIGSTGAHSNYQTHSAYDQRDLRNAGGRPAMGSVVNKLQGGSANGAPAFVSYNGGSPGYLGAVHKPYEPMGGSLRLNDSLTSARLDDRTNLLGQLDTIRRNMDTSGQMAALDSFTQRAVGVVTSGAVADALDSNKTSPKDQDRYGKEGTSFLRARRLVEAGVRVVTFGWGGWDTHSGNFTSLKRQLPRLDQGLSALLTDLHDRGLEKDVTVVVWGEFGRTPRVNMSAGRDHWPQVMAAFLAGGGMKMGQVIGSTTKNAEYAKDRPIQFQEVFATLYRNLGIDTGRAQLIDTAGRPQYLLDRRDPISELV; translated from the coding sequence ATGCTCAAGCTGCGCTTTGGGAATCGGGCTGGTTTTTGTGACGGCGTTTCGCGCCGCAACTTCTTGCAACTGGGCGCCCTAACGCTCGGTGGGACGCTGGGTGGTTTAACCCTCGGCCAATTGTATGCCGCCGAAGCTGCCAACGGCTTGGGTTCTTCGAACAAGGCGATCATCAACGTCCACCTGAGCGGCGGTCCCTCGCACCAGGATATGTTCGACCTGAAGCCCGAAGCAGCGAGCGAATTTCGGGGTGAGTTCCGCCCGATCTCGACGAACGTATCGGGTATGGATATTTGCGAGCACTTCCCGCAACTGGCAACCATGGCCGACAAGTTCGCGATCATCCGCTCGCTGATCGGCTCGACCGGCGCGCACAGCAACTATCAAACGCACAGCGCTTACGACCAGCGCGACCTGCGCAATGCCGGCGGTCGTCCCGCTATGGGAAGCGTAGTGAATAAGTTGCAGGGTGGCTCGGCCAACGGTGCTCCGGCGTTTGTCTCGTACAACGGCGGCAGCCCCGGCTACCTCGGTGCGGTGCATAAGCCCTACGAGCCGATGGGGGGTAGCTTGCGACTGAACGACAGTCTCACTTCGGCCCGGCTCGACGACCGGACCAATCTTCTTGGCCAGCTCGATACCATTCGCCGCAACATGGATACCAGCGGGCAGATGGCCGCGCTCGATTCCTTCACCCAGCGCGCCGTCGGCGTGGTCACATCGGGTGCGGTCGCCGATGCTCTCGATTCGAACAAGACCAGTCCGAAAGATCAGGATCGCTATGGCAAAGAAGGGACGAGCTTTTTGCGAGCTCGCCGCCTGGTCGAAGCGGGTGTACGAGTCGTCACCTTCGGCTGGGGTGGTTGGGACACACACTCCGGCAACTTCACCTCGCTGAAGCGGCAATTGCCGCGGCTCGATCAGGGCCTGAGTGCTCTGCTCACCGACTTGCACGATCGTGGGCTGGAAAAAGACGTGACCGTTGTCGTTTGGGGCGAATTCGGTCGGACGCCGCGCGTGAACATGAGCGCCGGTCGCGATCACTGGCCCCAAGTCATGGCTGCGTTCCTCGCGGGTGGTGGCATGAAAATGGGACAGGTTATTGGCTCGACGACGAAAAACGCGGAATATGCCAAGGACCGCCCGATTCAATTCCAGGAAGTGTTCGCCACGCTCTATCGTAACTTGGGCATCGATACAGGCCGGGCTCAACTGATTGACACTGCTGGTCGCCCGCAATACTTACTCGACCGTCGCGATCCAATCAGCGAACTGGTGTAG